The sequence GTTGAGGCGTGAGAAACTCACCTTCGACGGGTCGACGCTGTGCAAACGAATCCTGTCATCTGAACCTGCTTCGACCTGCGTCTCGAAGATCACATCGTTCCCGTCGCCGCACGTGTAGTCATAGACGTCATTGCCAAGACCACCCGTCAGCGTGTCGTTGCCAGCGCCTCCGGCCATGGTGTCATTGCCGAGATAGCCGTCGAGCGTGTCGTTGCCCAGTCCTCCCAGCAAGGTGTCGTTGCCCGAGCGTCCGTCCAGGAAATCGTCACCGGCCCCGCCGACAAGCCAATTGTCGGAGCCGTCGCCACGGATCTCGTCGCTGAATGCCGTGCCCGTAACGTTTTCGAGACCGCGCAAGGTGGCCACGAGCCGCAAGGCTCCAACCTGCAATGAAGGACCATCGCTGGTCTTCGCCTCACCCTCGTTCTCGACGAGGTCGACATGGATGGCCGCACCGAAGTTTTCAAATGTCGCGGTATCGATGCCTATGCCGCCGTCGAGAGCATCGACATCACCAGGTTCGGCAACGCTCAACGAAAGTGTGTCATTGCCGGTATCGCCAAAGATCAGATCGGCGCCACCCTTTCCGTCTATGAAATCGTTGCCGCGACCACCTTCGATGCGCTGGTCCAGATAGGAACCGATGATCGTGTCGTCGCTACCGCTTCCCGCGAAGAAGGCAGAGCCTTCCTCAGCCCAGAAGCGGATGTCTTCGCGACTCCAGATCGTGCCGTCGGCAAACTCGAAACAATCGAGCCCTTGCCCGAACATCGGCCGCCCCCAGAAGGAGCCTTGATCGATTATTCGCTGCCCGGTGGGAATGATCGTTATGTAAAGGTCATCACCGTTCCTCGAGAGCGCCACATCCTCCGGATTGATGCCCCTGAGATCTAATGTGTCGACCTCCTCAAGCGAACGAGATCCGTCGAAAATCGTGTCGTTCCCGTCGCCGAGATTATAGATGAACCTGTCGTTTCCGGTATTTCCTTGATAAAATGCCGAGATGATCCGGTCGTCGCCCAGACCACCGATAAAAGTGTCGTCGGCGATGTCCGTGCTCTGAAGCGTGTCGCCGGTGTTGGTTCCGCGGTACACGACATTGTGTGCAAGGGTCCCCCTGTCCCAGACGACACCGTTGGCGAATTGCACGGAATCGACGCCAACGCCCCAACCCCAGAAGAAACCCTCATTGGTGATCGTCTGCCCGGTTACAATGTCCTTGATGAGAAGGTCGTTGCCGGACTTCGAGATTTCGACTTCGTCATCTTTGATGTTGGTGAGGACGAGGCGGTCGACGTCGGTAGTCGATGCAGAACCATCAAAGATCATGTCATTGCCGTCGCCGCGACCATAGACGAACGTGTCGCTGCCATTTGATACACCACCGTTAGCGCCTCGGCCGCTGGCGGAAACGATGATGTCATCACCCAGGCCGCCATAGAAGGTCTGGTTCCACGCCGAATTGTCCTGCAACCAGTCGCGTGCGCTTGTGCCGCGCAGCCAGCTCGCCTCGGCATGCTCGCGCATTTGAGATCGATTCCAGATTATGCCATCGGCGAACTCGATCTGATCGATGCCCGATCCCGTTGTCCCATCCTGATAAAGAAAATCCTCGCTGGTGACTGTCTCGTTCGTCACCAGCATCCTTATGACAAGACTGGTACCGCTGTAGGAAAGCTCTACCTGGTCCGACCTTATGTCGGACAGAACCAGCCGGTCTACTTCGGCGAGGGATGCTGAGGCGTCGGAGATAACGTCATTTCCATCACCCTTGCGGTAAACGAAAGTATCGCTTCCGCTATTACCGCCTCCAAAGACCGTTCCACGATAGATTCCAGCCTGTATGAAGTCGTCGCCTTTGCCGCCATCGAACGTGTCATTCTCGACACTTGAGTCCATCAGCGTATCCGAGCCTTCGCCGCCAATCAGCGTGTCGGTTCCGGCTCCGCCTACCAGCGTGTCGTTTCCCTTGCCGCCGTAGAGCAGATCATTGCCGTCACCACCATCGAGGTAATCATTGCCGGCGGCGTCCGGCGTGACCGAGCTTCCGTATCCGTCTAGCGGCGCATCGCCGAAGAGGATGTCGTTGCCCCCGCGGCCCACCAAGGAATCGTTACCGGCACCGCCCGTGAAAAAGTCGTTTCCGCTGCCTCCAGTTACCGAGTTGTGCCCCGCTACTTCGTGGAACACGTTGTCGTAGTTGTCGTTGCCTTGGGCATCGACATAGCCCGAAAACACGTCATTGTTGCCGATATGACCTGGGTCGCCGATTATGTGCCCGGAATTGCCGAATTCATCGGTGAAATAGGCCCATTGCAAATTTCCATTGACGTACTCTGACCATGTCCAGAAGTCTCTGCCAAGGTAGTCTTCCCCCGTCTTGTGGAAGATCTGCTCCCTGTTCAGCGTCGTCCCACCCGCGAACGTGATCTGATCGATGCCGTATGCGGTCAGTCCCCAATCTTCGACAAGATTGCCGGCCGAAGTGAAGAAGCCAGCGATCGATATGACCTCTCCCGTGGACTGCACGCTGATCTGGAGATTGTCGCCGCTGTAGGAGAATTTTACGTCGCTGACGTAGACATCCCTGAGAATAAGCTTGTCGATATCGGCGGAGTTGTTGACGTTGTCAACGATGTAGTCGCTACCGTCGCCTTTCTTCCAGATGTAGGTATCGGCGCCGACGCCGCCGTCCATGATGTCATTGCCGCGACCACTGGTGAACGTGTCGTTAAGGGCCGAGCCGGAAAGGCCATTCGCCTTGTCGTCGCCGCGGATCCAGGCCTCCTTGAGGATCGTCTGGCGGTCCCACACCGCACCGCCTGCAAACTGGATCCTGTCGATGCCGCGTCCATAGTCGTTCCAGTCGTTCAGCTGGTATGGAGCCCCGCTCTGGACGAAGAACGACTGATCCGTGATGGTTTCACCGGTCGCCAGGATCTTGATTGTCAGCGCGTTGCCGACACGGGACAACTCGACGTCGGAGGGCTTGAGATTGGCAAGCACCAGCTTGTCGATCTCCGTCTTGACGCCACTGGTGTCGGTGATGACGTCGAACCCGTCGCCGGCGGCATAGAGGATCGTATCGTTGCCGGCGCCGATCCTGATTTCGTCGTCGCCCTTGCCGCCCTGCAGGACATCGTTGAGCGGCGAATCCTGGACGAGGTTGTCGCGGCCGTCGCCGACAGTGGTGGTGTGGCTGCGGATCGCCTCGCGATCCATCAGCGAACCATCGGCAAATCGGATCTGGTCGATTCCGAGGCCCTTCTCACCCCAGTTGGCGAAGAAATCCTCCGATATGATTTTTTCGTTGGAGCCGGAAATCTTCACGATTAGCGTATCGCCGATCCGCTCGAAAGTGAGGTCCGTTGCCGCCAGATTGGTGAGGAACAGAGTGTCTTTTTCTACCAGCGACGCTGAGCTGTCGCGGATGTAGTCGGTGCCGTCGCCGCGCGTATAAACGAACAGGTCGCTGCCGGCGCCGGAGATCAGCAGGTCGTCGCCTTTGCCACCGACGAACACATTGTCGCCGTCGGTACGGACCAAGCCATCGGCGCCCTGGGTTCCAAGTGCTGCCGTTCCGCCAACGATCTCCGTGGCGATCAACCGCAGGTCATGGTCGGCAATCGTCGACAGCACAGGAGTGGCGGTCGTCAGATAGGCTGCATGGTCGCCATTGAAGGCAACCGACACGATCCCGTCCAATCCGGAGATCGTCTTGACCAGATAGCTTGCCGCCGCTCCCGCCGCCTCGGGCATTATCCCCTTGATGAGGTCGAGCACCATGCCGACATTGCCGGGCGTTTCCGGCGGCTGGGTGCCCGCCGGCCATTCGTGCCGGAAATCAAGCAGCGAATAGAAGAAATAGGGGCTTTCCAGCGCAGTCAGCAAATCTCCGCCGCGCGCAATCGTGCTTCCAGCCGTTTGGGCCAGGAACGCCGTCAGCATGACGTCGACGATCTGGTCGAAGCTCGCCTCGATGTTGGCGCCGAACTCTTGTATCTGCGGAGAGGTTGCCCATTGCTCTCCTCCTCCGTGGACTTCCTTGTAGCCGACACCGAAGAACTTCTCGACAAAGGCCAGATGCTGGGCATCGACATATTGCCCGCGCGTCCCCTCGGCGACGTCGTCCACGGAGGCCCAGCGCAGCAATAGATCCACGAAGGCAGAACGCAACTGCTCCGGCGACAGTGTCGCCGCGGCATCTGTCAATGCGGTCCAATCGGCCTTGAAGGCGCCATCCTGGGTCGCTTTCCAGGCGATCGAATTGATCTGCCCCGACCCGGCCAGCTGCGGCAACTTCTCGACGCCTTCCGATGGCGTGAAATTGGGCGTGTTATCGGCGCGCGTGTCCTGTCGGTCTGTCTGGAAATAGATGGTCTGTGCGTTGCCAGTCGTGCCGTCGGCGCGGGTGAACACGGCCTCATAGCCCACGTCATGACCAGAGTTGGTCCCCGCAACATCGGTTCGCGTCAATGAAATCGAGACGATGCCAGCCTCGGCCAGCGTCATCATCTCGCCGGCATCGGACACGCCATCCTGGTCGAGATCTCGCCAGACCCGGAGCGTGCTGAACACCGCGTCGGACGCATCGATCTTGCCGTCGCCATTGGTGTCGAAAGTTTCCAGCACGGCAAAGCCGTCCTGTGTAGACGAGCCGAAGAGTTCGGACACATCGTCGGCGATGCCGTTTCCATTGGCGTCGCGCACAAGGATACCGTCGTCGGGCGAAACCCAGCCAGTACGTTCGGCGAAGCCGTCACCGTCATAGTCAAAATGGACAGTGGAGCCGGCCAACGGCGAGAGGTGGATGCCGTCGCCGTTGAGGTCGAGGACGAGCGGGTCGTGGTATGTGTTGAAAAGCGGTGATATTAGCGCGCCAAAATCAAAAGCCAATCCTTCGATCTTGCCGGCTATCTGTTTCGCTAGATAGTCGATTGCACCGACGCCAAAATAATCAACGACCCCCACAGCAATCAGCACAGCAATAGCTATAGGAAATACTGGAATAACAGCTCCTAACTCTACAACACCAAGAATCTCTGCGACTAAAAGTGGTAACCTTAGGGCCGCAAGACCTGTATAATATCCTGCCTGAATCGTCACGTAGCATGACGCAATACCGGATGCTAAAATCTGGACCTTATCTCTAGGGTTCGTCGCCGCATCCGCAGACGCAAGAACGCCAACAAGATCAATGACGGCTCCCAATTTATTGTAAATAGCGGGGACCCTAACCCAATCTGGATTAGCACCACGCAACTTGACCGCGACTTCCACAAACCCTTGGGTGAAGCTAGTTAAGAAATTAGCCCAATAAGTCGCATCTTGGTCAGTCGGGTTGGTCAGCAAAGCTCCCGAATATGCATCAAAAGTGAGTGCTCCATGATTAGCAGACGTGAGTGTATAATAAGTTGGATCGCTCATTTCGCGTCATCACCAATTTTTTGATTTTTGACAAAAAGGAAAACATCAGGAAACGCCAGCAAGCATATAGAAATCAAAAACCCATACGCAAAAGATTCAGCTACGGTCAGAGTTTTGTCGTTGACAACAAAAATAGAAAGAGCCACACAAATATATATAAACTTTGCAAAATTACTTAGCCGTCTATTTCCGCTATTTCCGTACAAAATATTATTAAGAGATGAAACTTCATGCGAATCTTTTAAAATATAACCAGTAAGAATCAGTCCACAAATTAGCACTGAATACGACAAGAATGAATGTACACTCTGCCCGACAACTTCAAGATAGCGCAACAAAAAAATTGCTGCAACAATGGTTACAGATGACCACACCGACCACGCGACAAACCTTCTTTTCTCACCAAATATTATATACATATACTTCCCGATACGGGACTCCAACAATTTCCTGATGCCATAGTGGAGCCCTTCCTGTGTATTTGAGGCGATTGACGCCACTCAAGCTGCAACGAGATCGGTAACATAACCGTGATGGCCTGTTAAGAGCCCGTGAAGCAATAGGAGAAGAAAAACTTCGCTATTTTATAAGAAATTTCTAATTTACACTTTAATGCACCGTAGATGTATCGGCGCAGCTTATCTCCCAGGGTATTGCGATAACAGTAAGCTTTTTGCTGCGCTGCCTGCGGCCCAACATCGGAGGCAGGCGCGCCTGGTCTTGAAGCCACCCGATGCGGGCGGGGCCTGCGGCGCACGTTTACCGCGGTCCACAGCAACTATGCGGGCATCATCCCAGCTCGGTAAAAAACATCGCATTTCTGGAAGGGTCGCGCCGGTGCGCTCGCGATGGGCTGAGCCGGTTATGCGAGACACTGGCCGGCGATTGCTGCTCATGATGATATCGGCGCCCATGCCGCCTCAATAGCGAGGCTATGCATTAGGCTCGCTAATATTCCGTCGGCCCGGCGGAGCAGAGCTATCGCATATCTTTGTCCCTTTAATTTTTGGAGGCCTTGACAGGAGAGCTGTGAATCCGACTCCTTTAGGCGGATTGGGCGTACAAGCTTGGCAGCCGCACGGTTTGGGGATGCAAGTACCATCTGGCTTGGTTGGCAAAACACCGTTCTGTGCATGAGAAAATCTCAATCGATACCTTGACGTGTTGTATATGCATGAACGGGCAGGCGGGCCAGACGGCTCCCAAGGCTCTTCTTCATACCGACACTTGAGAATTTTCCCAGCCCTTTCGGGTATCGCTCTGAGTGCAGTGTCGACGGAAATGCTGGAATGACGCCTTCCGACAAACCGCGACATTGAGCACATTCGCCGAGCTTGTCTTCTTTCGGGTAGCCGCAAGACTTACCCCGATGACCGAGATGAGGCGCAAAGCTGTCATCATCGCCTGAGCGCGCCAATGCAGCGCCGAGTCACGGTGAGAAGCCAAGGTCATCGCGGCGGCACTCGCGTTGCGCCAAGATCAGTCGTTCAGGGAGCTCAGAACAGATAAGCACTCGGAAGCCGTTGTTGATCGGTACGTCACAGTACCGAGCGGATGCGATTGTGACCAAGCGTGAAGATCACAAACGGTCATTTGATACATGCCCCAGTCGACGGCACCACCCTTCCCTCACTTGATCACAAGTGATTGATAACTATTGCGAATATGGCCTCGGTAGTTTGATGCACAACCACCCGTCAGGCGATCCGACGCCATCGCGCGCCGACATCGAGATGACGAAAGAGATCATCGAAGCGGGCAAACGGCTGGGCATCGCCGTGCACGACCACATCATCATCGGCCGCAAGGGATACGCCAGCATGAAGGGCCTGCTGCTGATCTAGGGCGACGACCAATATGGCGGCCAGGTCGTCTTCGCCGAGAGGAAAGCCAGGGCGTTCCCGCTTGATGCATCGACCAGGCTTTCGTTATCGACTTCCCGTATTCCAACGTGTTTCTGACCCACCGCTCGGCGATTTTGTCTGACAGCTAGGACCATGGTCCTGGCTGTCATCGGACTTCAGTAGCAAAGCGACCTCATGGCGTTTATTTTCATGAAATATCAAATAGTTATGCCGTCGCCATCACCGAGATCGCGCATTGCGACCGCATTTGTCTAAAGTTTACTCCGTACGATTAGTGGATTCTCATATTACGCTGATCTAGCTCGGTTGGGCGGAGGCGGCGATTCCCGAGGAGACACCATGACAAACCGAAAAACTCTGTTCGCCGCGCTTGCCGCATTGGCGCTTCTGGCGTCGCCGGCGCTCGCCGGCAACGGGAACGGCGGCGGCAATGGCGGCGGCCACGGCAACGGTGGCGGCCATGGCAATGGCGGCGGCAATGCTGGCAGCAACGGCAAAGGCAACAGCGGTGCCTCGCATGGCAAATCCGCGTCGGCCCCGGGACAAGTTGGCAAGGTGGACGCTGACGCAACAGCCGACACCACGGTCGACACGACCACCCAGGTCTCATCCGTGTCGAAGGAGAAAAACATCCATGCCAAGCTCGGCCGGCTGAATTCGCTGCAGCGCAACGTCAACGCCTACATGAATTCCAAGAGCAAGAAGTTCGCTGGCCTCCAGGCCTTCGTGACACAGTCCGCGAAAGCCAAGGTCGCCCAGGCCGCGGCCGAGACGGCAGCCGCCACGGCCGCCGCCGCGCAGGCCCAACTGGATACGTTGAATGCCAAGTTGACCGCGCTGCAGGCTGATCCGACCGCCACGGCTGCGCAGATCCAAGATGTGAAGGATCAGATCACCGCCCAGCAGGCCGTTGTCGACGCCGATAATGCAGCGGCCGACCAGGCAGAGGCGAAGG comes from Mesorhizobium japonicum MAFF 303099 and encodes:
- a CDS encoding calcium-binding protein → MLIAVGVVDYFGVGAIDYLAKQIAGKIEGLAFDFGALISPLFNTYHDPLVLDLNGDGIHLSPLAGSTVHFDYDGDGFAERTGWVSPDDGILVRDANGNGIADDVSELFGSSTQDGFAVLETFDTNGDGKIDASDAVFSTLRVWRDLDQDGVSDAGEMMTLAEAGIVSISLTRTDVAGTNSGHDVGYEAVFTRADGTTGNAQTIYFQTDRQDTRADNTPNFTPSEGVEKLPQLAGSGQINSIAWKATQDGAFKADWTALTDAAATLSPEQLRSAFVDLLLRWASVDDVAEGTRGQYVDAQHLAFVEKFFGVGYKEVHGGGEQWATSPQIQEFGANIEASFDQIVDVMLTAFLAQTAGSTIARGGDLLTALESPYFFYSLLDFRHEWPAGTQPPETPGNVGMVLDLIKGIMPEAAGAAASYLVKTISGLDGIVSVAFNGDHAAYLTTATPVLSTIADHDLRLIATEIVGGTAALGTQGADGLVRTDGDNVFVGGKGDDLLISGAGSDLFVYTRGDGTDYIRDSSASLVEKDTLFLTNLAATDLTFERIGDTLIVKISGSNEKIISEDFFANWGEKGLGIDQIRFADGSLMDREAIRSHTTTVGDGRDNLVQDSPLNDVLQGGKGDDEIRIGAGNDTILYAAGDGFDVITDTSGVKTEIDKLVLANLKPSDVELSRVGNALTIKILATGETITDQSFFVQSGAPYQLNDWNDYGRGIDRIQFAGGAVWDRQTILKEAWIRGDDKANGLSGSALNDTFTSGRGNDIMDGGVGADTYIWKKGDGSDYIVDNVNNSADIDKLILRDVYVSDVKFSYSGDNLQISVQSTGEVISIAGFFTSAGNLVEDWGLTAYGIDQITFAGGTTLNREQIFHKTGEDYLGRDFWTWSEYVNGNLQWAYFTDEFGNSGHIIGDPGHIGNNDVFSGYVDAQGNDNYDNVFHEVAGHNSVTGGSGNDFFTGGAGNDSLVGRGGNDILFGDAPLDGYGSSVTPDAAGNDYLDGGDGNDLLYGGKGNDTLVGGAGTDTLIGGEGSDTLMDSSVENDTFDGGKGDDFIQAGIYRGTVFGGGNSGSDTFVYRKGDGNDVISDASASLAEVDRLVLSDIRSDQVELSYSGTSLVIRMLVTNETVTSEDFLYQDGTTGSGIDQIEFADGIIWNRSQMREHAEASWLRGTSARDWLQDNSAWNQTFYGGLGDDIIVSASGRGANGGVSNGSDTFVYGRGDGNDMIFDGSASTTDVDRLVLTNIKDDEVEISKSGNDLLIKDIVTGQTITNEGFFWGWGVGVDSVQFANGVVWDRGTLAHNVVYRGTNTGDTLQSTDIADDTFIGGLGDDRIISAFYQGNTGNDRFIYNLGDGNDTIFDGSRSLEEVDTLDLRGINPEDVALSRNGDDLYITIIPTGQRIIDQGSFWGRPMFGQGLDCFEFADGTIWSREDIRFWAEEGSAFFAGSGSDDTIIGSYLDQRIEGGRGNDFIDGKGGADLIFGDTGNDTLSLSVAEPGDVDALDGGIGIDTATFENFGAAIHVDLVENEGEAKTSDGPSLQVGALRLVATLRGLENVTGTAFSDEIRGDGSDNWLVGGAGDDFLDGRSGNDTLLGGLGNDTLDGYLGNDTMAGGAGNDTLTGGLGNDVYDYTCGDGNDVIFETQVEAGSDDRIRLHSVDPSKVSFSRLNGSLVIQIAESAPGAGDAGTLTVTGPQNGIYHYDQYGIEGIQFDNGTIWNSDILRQMSVSDSATDGDDVLVGSAASGIMHGGKGNDTLDGASGNDNYVYARGDGNDLITDGYNDVGDRLTFTDINSSTVSLVRSGNDVTIVIAESAPGAGDGGSVRLKDALDDDHNRGVDQVVFADGTIWTRAGIRVMLLDQTATVGNDTITGFNVADTISGKAGNDTIDGAGGNDNYVYARGDGNDTLTEGYNDYGDRLTFTDIDSSAVSIVRNGNDVTVVIAESAPGAGDGGSVVLKDTLEDNAGRGIDQIVFADGTNWSRAQLRDILLTGTTADETLVGFSRDDTFHYARGGGDDTIIDGVNNGYNDQLVFSDINPDDVTLVGIGNDVKVVVAESTTGAGDGGSILLKDALANYYGQGIDKIVFADGTAWTRDDFRAAILGLGATAGDDTITGSNSPDTITGGRGNDTLNGVGGNDTYIYARGDGNDTVTDGSGNGINDRLVFTDIDPSMVSLVRIGSDVKVVIAESSPGAGDAGSIVLKDILGDFISQGVDKILFADGTVWTRPTIVGKLVDLLGTTGNDSINGTSATDIIRGAAGNDTLNGASGDDTYLYARGDGNDTVNEGFWDVNDRLVFTNINRSGVSLVRNGNDLTVVIAESAPGAGDGGSVLIKNTLDDNNSWGVEKVVFADGTAWTRADIRVALLDQAGTTGNDTIIGFNVADTLHGRAGNDTLNGAGGDDTYLYARGDGNDTVNEGFWDVNDRLVFTDINPSGVSLVRNGNDLTVVIAESAPGAGDGGSVLIKNTLDDNNSWGVEKVVFADGTTWTRADIRVALLNQADTAGNDTITGFNVADTLHGRAGNDTLNGAGGDDTYLYARGDGNDTVNEGFWDVNDRLVFTDINPSGVSLVRNGNDLTVVIAESAPGAGDGGSVLIKNTLDDNNSWGVEKVVFADGTTWTRADIRVALLDQAGTTGNDTITGFNVADRISGGGGNDTLTGGAGSDTFIFHTNFGSDKITDFVVGAGSQDVIQFGNDVFADFASVLAAATQVGADTVITHDAGNTLTLKNVALANLHQDDFQFIAA